In Myxococcus xanthus, the genomic window ACGCGCCCATCTCTCAGGAGGCGTCGCTGGGCTACGTGCTGGCCCTCAACGACATGCTGCGGAGGACGGAGCAGCGCCGTTTTCGTCAAGGCATTCAGTTGGCGGATGGCTCGGTGATGGTGTTCTGGACGCGCGCCTCTCCTTCGGAAGAGAGCTTCCTGCTGTCTCTCCTGGACCCGACGGAGGATGACCTCAAGCGCTTCGTTGAGTCTCCGCGCAAGGGCGTCGAGCCAGGAGAACTGGATGACCGCGCCTTCTACGCCGTGACGCTGGCGGGGAACGCGGGCCGTGTCGCAGTGCGTGATTGGTTCGAGTCTCGCGTGGGCGAGGTGAAGCAGAACATCCGGCGCTATTTCGACGACCTGCGCATGGGCGACGCGCCCGCGGGGCCGATCCCCGTCTATCGCCTGCTCAAGGCCGTGGAGGCGCCCTCGGGACGGGGCCTGACGCCGGACATCGCCGCACGGATGCTGGGGGCGGCGTTGCGAGGTCAGCCCTTCCCTCGCCAGCTCCTGGTGGCCGCGCTGGACCGGCTGCGGTTGCCGCCCGCTGACGGCGGGGTCGAGCGCGAGCAGCTCCGGCTCCGCGTCGCGCTCATCAAGGCGTACCTGTTGCGAGATCGAAATCGTGGATCCACTCCCCTGGAGGTCACCGTGTCATTGGACAAGGACAATCCTTCGCAGCCCTATGTGCTCGGCCGCCTCTTCGCTGTGCTGGAGCGGCTGCAGGGCGTGGCGCTGAAGGACCTCAACGCCACCATCCGCGACCGCTACTTCGGCGCCGCGTCTCGAAACCCCGTCACCGTCTTCCCCCGGCTGATTCAGCTCTCCGTTCACCACGCCTCCAAGGCGGGGGAGAACGGCAGGTGGCTGGAGCGGACGAAGGGGGAGGTGATGGCCCTGCTGCCTTCCAAGGACCCATTTCCGCCTGTGTTCCAGCCCGAGCAGCAGGGCCTCTTCGCCGTGGGTTACTACCACCAGCGCGAAGCGTTCTTCACGAAGCGCGAGGCCGCCGCGGCTCCGGCTGATTCGACAGCGTCCTCCACGTGAGCCTTCACCGCCTCCAAACCCATTCCAGAGAAAGCGCCATGACCGACCTCAAGCAACGCCATGACTTCGTGCTGTTCTTCGACGTGTTAGATGGAAACCCCAACGGAGATCCCGACGCCGGCAACCTGCCCCGCATTGATGCGGAGACGGGCCATGGGCTGGTGACGGACGTGAGCCTCAAGCGCAAGGTGCGAAACTTCGTCCTGCTCACGCAGGAGGGAAAGCCCGGGCTGGACATCTTCGTCAAGGAGAAGGCCATCCTGAACAACCGCATCGCGGATGGATACAAGAGCCTGGGCATCGACCTGAACGAGAAACCCGCTCGCGCGGAGGATGGCAAGAAGCGCAACGACAAGGGCAGGGCCCAGGGCTCCGAGGTGGAGAAGGGCCGCGCGTGGATGTGCAAGACGTTCTTCGATGTCCGCACATTTGGCGCGGTGATGTCCACGGGGCCCAATGCGGGGCAGGTGCGTGGGCCGGTGCAGCTCACCTTCGCCCGCTCGGTGGACCCTATCGTTTCGCAAGAGCATTCCATCACCCGCATGGCGGTGGCGACTGAGGACGAAGCGGAAAAGCAGGGCGGTGACAACCGCACCATGGGCCGGAAGAACACCGTGCCCTATGGGCTCTACCGGGCCCACGGCTTCGTCTCGCCGCACCTGGCGAAGCAGACGGGGTTTGGCACGGCGGACCTGGAGCTGCTCTTCCAGTCCTTCACGCACATGTTCGAGCTGGACCGCAGCGCCGCGCGGGGGCTGATGTCCATGCGGAAGGTGGTTGTGTTCAAACATGGCTCGGAGCTCGGCAACGCGCCGGCCCACGCGCTGTTCGACCGCGTCCTTGCGGTGCGCGCCCAGCCGGAGAAGCCAGCTCGAAGCTTCTCCGACTACGAGGTCCGTGTGGACAAGGCAGGGCTGCCCCAGGGCATCGAGGTGCTGGAGCTGGTGGGATGAGCACGGACCGCGAGACGTGGGTGGCGCTGTCGGCGCTCCAGCACCTGCTGTACTGCGAGCGGCAGGCGGCGCTCATCCACGTCGAGCGGCAATGGCGCGAGGACGTCAACACCGCCTCCGGCAGACTGCTGCACGAGCGCGTGGACCTGCCGGGACATGACGCGCGGCTGGGACGGCGGGTGGAGCGGGCCGTGTTGCTGGGCTCGCAGCGGCTGCGCGTGTCCGGGCGCGCGGACATGGTCGAGTACCAGCGGGACGCGAAGGGGGCGGGCTGGCGGCCCTTCCCGGTGGAGGTGAAGCGCGGCCGGCGCAAGGCGGGTGAGGCGGACCGCGTGCAACTCTGCGCGCAGGCGCTGTGCCTGGAGGAGATGCACGGCGTGGATGTCCCGGAAGGGGCGCTCTTCTACGGTGTGGAGCACAAGCGTGCCGCGGTGCGCTTCGACGCGGAGCTGCGCCAGCGGACCGAGGACGCCATCGCGCGCATGCACGAGGTGCTGCGCCGGCAGGAGGTCCCTGTCGTGGCGCGCGCGCCCCGATGTGACAAGTGCTCGCTGGAGCCGCTGTGCCTCCCTGGAGTGACGGCGGGGCAGCGGAGCGCTCAGGACTTCCTGATGCAGTGGATGGCCCTGGACGGCTGAGCGGAGGAACGCATGACGACTGCGCTGAACACGCTGTTCATCACCGCGGAAGGGACTCGCCTGAACAAGGAAGGCGAGTGCGTGGTGGTGACGGTTCAAGACCAGAAGAAGGCGGAGGTTCCCTTGCGGCACCTGCGCTCGGTGGTGTGCCTGACGCGCGCGTGGCTGACGCCGGAGTTGATGGAGAGCTGCCTGGAGGCGGGCATCCATGTCTCCTTCTTCGGGATGACGGGGCGCTTCCTGGCGAGGGTGGAGGGCGTGCCGGGCGGCAACGTCTTGTTGCGGCGGCAGCAGTATCGGGCGGCGGATGATATCGCTCGCTCGGTGGCCATCTCCCGGGCGCTGGTGGTGGGGAAGCTCGGGAATGCGCGGCAGTTTGTGTTGCATGCGCGGCGTGACGCGGCGCCCGAGCGACAGGAGGCCCTGTCGGAGACGGCGCGGCGGCTGTCGGAGCACCTGCGCGCGCTGACCCGCGTGGAGGACTTGGTGCAGGTGCGAGGGCTGGAAGGCATCGCGGCGCGCGACTACTTCGAGTCCTTTCCCGCGCTGCTGAAGAAGAGTGCCCAGGGCTTCGAGTTCGATGGCCGCAACCGCCGGCCTCCGAGGAATCCGCTGAACGCGATGCTCTCGTTTGGCTATGCGTTGCTGGCGCAGGATTGCGCGGGAGCGCTCACGGGTGTTGGGCTCGACCCCGCCGTGGGGTTCCTGCATGAGGACCGCCCTGGGCGCCTGTCGCTGGCGCTGGATTTGATGGAGGAGTTCCGTGCGCCGGTGGTGGACCGGCTCGTCTTCTCGCTGGTGAACCGGGGGCAACTGAAGCCCGGGGACTTCCGCACGGAGTCGGCGGGGGCCGTGTTGCTGAAGGACGATGCGCGCAAGACGTTCCTCGTGGCGTACCAGGAGGCGAAGCAGGTGGGGGTGCGGCACGCGTTCCTGGGGCAGGAGACGACCTGGGGCATGGCGCCTCACCTGCAAGCGTTGCTGTTGGCACGCCATCTCCGAGGGGAGCTGGACGGCTACCCTCCCTTCGCGATGCGCTGATGCGTAGATTGACCGTGCTGATTTGTTACGACGTGCGGGTGTCGGACCCACAGGGGCCTCGGCGCCTGCGCAAGATTGCGCGGGCTTGCAGAGACCATGGCGTGCGAGTGCAATACTCCGTCTTCGAGTGTGTCCTGGAGCCCAAGGACTGGGTCGTCCTGCGCGCCCGCCTGCTCGGCGCATTCGATTCGGAATGCGACAGCCTGCGCTTCTACTTCCTGTCGGAGGACGATGCCCGGAAGACGGAGCATCATGGCGCCAGAGCACCCTTGGACGTCGAGGGGCCGCTGGTCCTGTAGGCCTCCGCGAACCCGTCCCGGTGTACGCTCCGCCGAGGGTTCGCGCTCATTGAAATCCCGAATAGAATCATGGAGTTGGGTGAGTGGGCGTCAGGAACGGCGAGGCGCTTTCGTGGCCCCGCGGGCCGGTTCGCGAAGTTCGGCCGGATTCCGTAGTCAGAACGGTATGTTGGAAGGGCAGAGTCGCTCCTCGTGAACGAGGGGAGCGTGGGTTGAAACGGGCCCGAACACGCGGCGAGAGCCAGCGCCATCGTCGCTCCTCGTGAACGAGGGGAGCGTGGGTTGAAACGCTGGCACACGGGCGAGCCGGAACAGCTCCAGCGTCGCTCCTCGTGAACGAGGGGAGCGTGGGTTGAAACCGGATGGTCCACAGGACCACCTGGCGATCATCGTGTCGCTCCTCGTGAACGAGGGGAGCGTGGGTTGAAACCGAAGGGTTGAAGGCCACGAGTGCGAGTGGCAGGGTCGCTCCTCGTGAACGAGGGGAGCGTGGGTTGAAACCACGCAGGCCCAAGCGCAGCTCCATGCGCAGATCGCGGTCGCTCCTCGTGAACGAGGGGAGCGTGGGTTGAAACCGGGCAGGTGCTGTGGACCGCGTTGGTGGCTGTCGAGTCGCTCCTCGTGAACGAGGGGAGCGTGGGTTGAAACCAAGCTGTGACAGCGGTGTGACAGCGGATTCTGTCGCTCCTCGTGAACGAGGGGAGCGTGGGTTGAAACAACAACTACCTCGGGAACATGGATGGCACGGTCAAGTCGCTCCTCGTGAACGAGGGGAGCGTGGGTTGAAACGAGGAGGGGCTGCGCAGGGCCCTGAAGTCTGACGTCGCTCCTCGTGAACGAGGGGAGCGTGGGTTGAAACGCGTCCGGGCCCGCCTGGAGAACCACGGGGCATTGTCGCTCCTCGTGAACGCGGGGAGCGTGGGTTGAAACATCCCCTCCTGTCCCATCCTCCCCACCACCAGGTCGCTCCTCGTGAACGCGGGGAGCGTGGGTTGAAACAGCGAGCTGGGACTCCAACTCCCGAACGCGGGAGTCGCTCCTCGTGAACGCGGGGAGCGTGGGTTGAAACCAGCGCGGCCGTCTGCGCTGGTGCTCCGGAGGGCGTCGCTCCTCGTGAACGCGGGGAGCGTGGGTTGAAACCGTGCATATTCACCGGCACCCCATCTGTCCCCTTGTCGCTCCTCGTGAACGCGGGGAGCGTGGGTTGAAACCGTGCATATTCACCGGCACCCCATCTGTCCCCTTGTCGCTCCTCGTGAACGCGGGGAGCGTGGGTTGAAACTGCACCGCCTCCTGCGAGGCTGCCGCGCAGCAGGTCGCTCCTCGTGAACGCGGGGAGCGTGGGTTGAAACTCCTCGCGAGTCGTAGCACCTGGGCGGCTCGCGCGGTCGCTCCTCGTGAACGCGGGGAGCGTGGGTTGAAACAGCACCCAGCGGATGCCCTGGGCGAGCTCCTCTTCGGTCGCTCCTCGTGAACGCGGGGAGCGTGGGTTGAAACATAGACGTCGTAGGACTGGGCGAGCGCGGGGGCGTCGCTCCTCGTGAACGCGGGGAGCGTGGGTTGAAACTTCGAGCCGTCGGTTGTGGGGGACCTGTTCGGGCGTCGCTCCTCGTGAACGCGGGGAGCGTGGGTTGAAACTTGATCGAGCAGCTCAACGGGAAGAGCACGATCGTCGCTCCTCGTGAACGCGGGGAGCGTGGGTTGAAACCGCCCCAGCTTGCAGGCCGAGGAGCCGCAGTGCGTCGCTCCTCGTGAACGCGGGGAGCGTGGGTTGAAACGGAGAGCAGATGCGCGGCTGGTCCCTCATGGTGGTCGCTCCTCGTGAACGCGGGGAGCGTGGGTTGAAACGCAATCTGACGGTGAAGCCTGGCGCCGAGCTCGTCGCTCCTCGTGAACGCGGGGAGCGTGGGTTGAAACCCATCCGAACCGACACCTACCACCTGACGTGCAAAGTCGCTCCTCGTGAACGCGGGGAGCGTGGGTTGAAACCTGATCGAGCAGCTCAACGGGAAGAGCACGATCGTCGCTCCTCGTGAACGCGGGGAGCGTGGGTTGAAACCGTCCCACGGCAAGCCCGTCCCAGTGGCGCGTAGTCGCTCCTCGTGAACGCGGGGAGCGTGGGTTGAAACTCCCCAGCAGAGGCTCTTGAGGCCGCCTACGTGGTCGCTCCTCGTGAACGCGGGGAGCGTGGGTTGAAACTCCACGTCGCTGGGCTTGGGCCAGCCCGGGAGCTGGTCGCTCCTCGTGAACGCGGGGAGCGTGAGTTGAAACGACGCAATCCGCGTCGATTCGTCCAAGAGGAGGGTCGCTCCTCGTGAACGCGGGGAGCGTGGGTTGAAACTGCACCACGGGGATGCCGAGCGCCGCCACCCGAGCGTCGCTCCTCGTGAACGCGGGGAGCGTGGGTTGAAACGGGACGGTCCACTTCTTCGAGCCCCAAGTCTACGGGTCGCTCCTCGTGAACGCGGGGAGCGTGGGTTGAAACATCGCCGTAGATGGTCGCCAGGGGCCCGGCGCAGTCGCTCCTCGTGAACGCGGGGAGCGTGGGTTGAAACTTGATGCCGACCCAGCAGACCGCGCAGCGCTCAGTCGCTCCTCGTGAACGCGGGGAGCGTGGGTTGAAACGAGTGGCCCGGGAGGGACGGCGTGGCTGACTGGGTCGCTCCTCGTGAACGCGGGGAGCGTGGGTTGAAACTCCAGCCCGCGCAGACGGCGGGCAACGTCCGCAGTCGCTCCTCGTGAACGCGGGGAGCGTGGGTTGAAACATGAGTCGCTGGCGCACCACATCCATGTCGCGCGGTCGCTCCTCGTGAACGCGGGGAGCGTGGGTTGAAACCCAGGGGTCGGAGCACACCCACGACAATCCAGCCGTCGCTCCTCGTGAACGCGGGGAGCGTGGGTTGAAACATGGAGCGCGGACAGGTTCAGCTTGAAGCCCTTGGTCGCTCCTCGTGAACGCGGGGAGCGTGGGTTGAAACTGAACCCGCCCACGGGCGTCTGCTGCTCGCCACACGCGCGTCGCTCCTCGTGAACGCGGGGAGCGTGGGTTGAAACCCGATTCCTGTCGCACTCCGATGGCCGATTCCGTGTCGCTCCTCGTGAACGCGGGGAGCGTGGGTTGAAACGTAAAGCGAGGACAACAGCGCCACCTGGATGCGGTCGC contains:
- the cas7c gene encoding type I-C CRISPR-associated protein Cas7/Csd2 encodes the protein MTDLKQRHDFVLFFDVLDGNPNGDPDAGNLPRIDAETGHGLVTDVSLKRKVRNFVLLTQEGKPGLDIFVKEKAILNNRIADGYKSLGIDLNEKPARAEDGKKRNDKGRAQGSEVEKGRAWMCKTFFDVRTFGAVMSTGPNAGQVRGPVQLTFARSVDPIVSQEHSITRMAVATEDEAEKQGGDNRTMGRKNTVPYGLYRAHGFVSPHLAKQTGFGTADLELLFQSFTHMFELDRSAARGLMSMRKVVVFKHGSELGNAPAHALFDRVLAVRAQPEKPARSFSDYEVRVDKAGLPQGIEVLELVG
- the cas8c gene encoding type I-C CRISPR-associated protein Cas8c/Csd1, which gives rise to MMLTALNDFARERGLTDDPLYEVKPVDFFIRISAKGKFIKLESLAREDGRGNAMPIPRLPQRSVNIAAGFFADNSKYVLAYEKDAPKAKAGGVEKRLARLEAFLKPVREVVAETKDAEARAVESFLDSEAERSKALADRGAEEWTGSEMLAFVVGEATTPVHQNPAIRACWERRAGAQRALGRRALCLVTGREGVVAVTHPKLKNVPEAQPSGASLVSFNAPAFSSHGLEQGENAPISQEASLGYVLALNDMLRRTEQRRFRQGIQLADGSVMVFWTRASPSEESFLLSLLDPTEDDLKRFVESPRKGVEPGELDDRAFYAVTLAGNAGRVAVRDWFESRVGEVKQNIRRYFDDLRMGDAPAGPIPVYRLLKAVEAPSGRGLTPDIAARMLGAALRGQPFPRQLLVAALDRLRLPPADGGVEREQLRLRVALIKAYLLRDRNRGSTPLEVTVSLDKDNPSQPYVLGRLFAVLERLQGVALKDLNATIRDRYFGAASRNPVTVFPRLIQLSVHHASKAGENGRWLERTKGEVMALLPSKDPFPPVFQPEQQGLFAVGYYHQREAFFTKREAAAAPADSTASST
- the cas1c gene encoding type I-C CRISPR-associated endonuclease Cas1c — translated: MTTALNTLFITAEGTRLNKEGECVVVTVQDQKKAEVPLRHLRSVVCLTRAWLTPELMESCLEAGIHVSFFGMTGRFLARVEGVPGGNVLLRRQQYRAADDIARSVAISRALVVGKLGNARQFVLHARRDAAPERQEALSETARRLSEHLRALTRVEDLVQVRGLEGIAARDYFESFPALLKKSAQGFEFDGRNRRPPRNPLNAMLSFGYALLAQDCAGALTGVGLDPAVGFLHEDRPGRLSLALDLMEEFRAPVVDRLVFSLVNRGQLKPGDFRTESAGAVLLKDDARKTFLVAYQEAKQVGVRHAFLGQETTWGMAPHLQALLLARHLRGELDGYPPFAMR
- the cas2 gene encoding CRISPR-associated endonuclease Cas2; translation: MRRLTVLICYDVRVSDPQGPRRLRKIARACRDHGVRVQYSVFECVLEPKDWVVLRARLLGAFDSECDSLRFYFLSEDDARKTEHHGARAPLDVEGPLVL
- the cas4 gene encoding CRISPR-associated protein Cas4, with amino-acid sequence MSTDRETWVALSALQHLLYCERQAALIHVERQWREDVNTASGRLLHERVDLPGHDARLGRRVERAVLLGSQRLRVSGRADMVEYQRDAKGAGWRPFPVEVKRGRRKAGEADRVQLCAQALCLEEMHGVDVPEGALFYGVEHKRAAVRFDAELRQRTEDAIARMHEVLRRQEVPVVARAPRCDKCSLEPLCLPGVTAGQRSAQDFLMQWMALDG